A genomic region of Lycium ferocissimum isolate CSIRO_LF1 unplaced genomic scaffold, AGI_CSIRO_Lferr_CH_V1 ctg12100, whole genome shotgun sequence contains the following coding sequences:
- the LOC132041874 gene encoding receptor-like protein 35 produces MISDLFRKCDSNPKPLHQDFELFKAFLHHLYSSSEASALLQFKKPFGISLENSDWCDTSSFPKTSSWNESRDCCSWDGVTCDLLTGHVIGLDLSCSQLGGTIHPNSSLFHLDHFETLNLAYNHINSSSIPSDIGHLINLRHLNLSRSSFDGQIPNSIGNLTQTRELDLGSNYFTGQIPNFIGNLTQIMELNLGSNYFSGQIPNSIGNLTEIRELDLSYNNFTGQIPNSIGHLTQIRKLDLGNNHFTGYIPNSIGNLTQIRELDLSYNNFTGQIPNSIGNLTQIRKLDLGNNHFTGHIPNSIGNLTQIRELDLSYNNFTGQIPNSIGNL; encoded by the exons ATGATTTCTGATTTGTTCCGCAAGTGTGACTCAAATCCCAAACCTTTGCATCAGGATTTTGAACTCT tCAAAGCTTTTCTTCATCATCTTTACTCTTCCAGTGAAGCTTCTGCTTTGCTTCAATTTAAGAAACCCTTTGGAATCTCCTTAGAAAACTCTGATTGGTGTGATACTTCTTCTTTCCCGAAAACATCATCTTGGAATGAGAGTAGGGATTGCTGCAGTTGGGATGGGGTCACTTGTGACTTGTTAACAGGTCATGTTATAGGCCTGGACCTTAGTTGCAGTCAGCTTGGTGGAACTATTCATCCCAACAGCAGCCTCTTCCATCTTGATCATTTTGAGACACTAAACCTTGCTTACAATCACATCAATTCTTCTTCGATCCCAAGTGACATTGGCCACTTGATAAATTTGAGGCATCTCAACCTTTCCAGGTCTTCATTTGATGGCCAGATTCCTAATTCCATTGGCAACCTAACCCAAACTAGGGAGTTAGATTTAGGTTCTAATTATTTCACTGGccagattcctaatttcattgGCAACCTAACCCAAATTATGGAGTTAAATTTAGGTTCTAATTATTTCAGTGGCCAGATTCCTAATTCCATTGGCAACCTAACCGAAATTAGGGAGTTAGATTTAAGTTATAATAATTTCACTGGCCAGATTCCTAATTCCATTGGCCACCTAACCCAAATTAGGAAGTTAGATTTAG GTAATAATCATTTCACTGGCTATATTCCTAATTCCATTGGCAACCTAACCCAAATTAGGGAGTTAGATTTAAGTTATAATAATTTCACTGGCCAGATTCCTAATTCCATTGGCAACCTAACCCAAATTAGGAAGTTAGATTTAGGTAATAATCATTTCACTGGCCATATTCCTAATTCCATTGGAAACCTAACCCAAATTAGGGAGTTAGATTTAAGTTATAATAATTTCACTGGCCAGATTCCTAATTCCATTGGCAACCTATAA